From the genome of Tachypleus tridentatus isolate NWPU-2018 chromosome 6, ASM421037v1, whole genome shotgun sequence:
GTATACTTACTGATACGggctaataatacaaaatatcgggtttcgatacttgtggtcgTTAGAATGCAGAGAGCCTATTCTGAAGccttacgcttaacaacaaacaaataatatttcataaaatgttatttcgTATTATTTTTATCTTCGTAAATATTagctattgttttattttttcgcTGCACCATCTGTAAGATCTTGATACCCAACTGTAACACgtgtaatttatttcaatttctgaAGTTACTCTAAGGTTCGTAATTAGAAACGTCTACAAGCTGTCTTTAAAGTAACAATGTTGGGACCGTTTATTGGTCATAAgcgttgtttattgttttgtttgttattttgtaattttataaacaaagagGCTGTTATACGTTTGAtcaaaaaattatgtatttttatttgttttgtacatcATAAAAGTTTCCTTTCTACTATAACAGTTATATTACTCAGAATATAAAAAATGGTTATTTCTGTTGTAGTTTTCACGAAACCTGTTCTGAGAATATATAAGAAACATCCCATGTATTCCCACACCTGTCACACCAGCCAAGCATCTTGatgtgcattaaaaaaaaaagtcatcccAGAAAAGTTTGGgttgttttgattgaataaaaaGATGTTTGACACTATTTTCAAAGTCTTGTTCACTGGACCAGGGTTCATGCCTGGACCAGTGGCGTTGTCCGAGACCATGAGAGTCAACGAGCAGAAATAAACCTGACaatgtaaagtaaaacaatatagcAACGAAACATACTTGAAATACTCTAGATGTGGTTTTAAATGCAATAGCTTAAGTGTACCGATTAAGGTAAACCGTGAGTCCAGGTTGAATGAGCGAAGAACTTATTTGAAGATATCCAAATCGATTTGATATACCAGCAGAATATGAGATTCGTCAATTGATTACTGTGAAGAACCGTATGAAAAGCCGGCATAATAGTATCGTTATCTTCATAAAGGGAGGGGAGATTGGAATCTTATATGAGAAACCATTAGCTTCAGTATTTTGCAAATTAACGACACTGAAAAATCCAAAGATGCAATGTCGAAGTTGGAGCAGATACATGATGCATTCATTATTAGATGATCGATGTCCATAGGGATTCTCAACTTTAAACAAATGCCATTTCAGCAATAAATATAAGAAGGATGTTATAATGCCCATTACGGCACCACCATAGCGTAATCCATATAAATTTCATCATGTCatactttcattaatatttagtttattttaattttagaaattatgtTGAACTTCACTTATAGAGATCTATCAAAGTAACCATAAATTATCTGTTTCCAAAACGATTCCTCTGTTGACCACCCTAGGTTCAGTACTAAAGGTTGCTAAGTCGGCTTATGCGGCAGGTGCTAATAACCGAAAGTCACACAAGAAAATAAGTCACTATAATAAAATAGACGCTGTTTCCTTGCGTTAATTTTGCTCAAAAGAATCATGAGAAATCTAACTGTTTTAGTCTTATAACTAATAGGCACATTCgattataattcattaaaatacgTAAGCCATGTTTTTAGTAAATTGCATAACATGTGCTACTATAAGTAATGCTTTTATATGattattacaaaactgttttggtgaaaggataaaatatttctcatatcTTACATAAAGTATGACAAACAATTATAATCTAAATATTATTTAGTGAGTGAGACCTAACTTTCCTTTAATATTATAGTAATTGTAGGTGAGAACAGTAATCACACTAACAATAGTTTGGCATAATATTTATTGCGAAGATAATTTGAAATTTGACATAATCGAGATAAAGAAAAAGTCTGAACCCAAAGTTTTGCTATGATATAAAGCATTTCATATGTACATATGATACAAGCCAACAACtaactggtttgttttaaatttcgcgcaaagctacacgagggctatcttcattagccatccctaatttaacagtgtaagactagagagaaggtagctagtcatcatcaccaactgccaactcttggtctactcttttactaacgaatagtgggatttaccatcacattatatcaccccacggctgaaagggcatgtgtggtgtaatggggatttgaacccgtgactctcagattgtaAGTCAAGtactttaactacctggccattccaggcctaGGACAAATACATCAATTTAATTAATGTTGAATATGCATTAGAATGTTTAGATGGAGGACAGTCTTGTTTCTATCCATAATGGCGAGAAAGAACTGTAATGAGCTAAAAATATGGATAAAGCTAAGAAAATCAaccattgtttatttattagtatagggTTAAATTTTCCAAGGGTTATTTGCCGCCCACATCACCTGATCATTCCCATTAACTAAAATAGGGGAGACAgattcttcagatatttgtaaACTTTTAAGTAGCTAATGCagccaaaaaaaaacacacacaccaaggAAGAATTATCATTTGCCATGTTTGACTCAAaatcagtggttctcaaccttttttttttgtcagcgGGCCACATGATGACCCGATCTGGACTCGCGGGCCGCAAGTCACTAAATTATAGTAAATTCTCTGATAAATTGATGCCGTCCTTTTACATCTGATTGAATGGTTCGATTATTAGAGTGGTTACCTCCTATTACACTTTTAGTTGCATTGCAACGTATGTTATGAATTATTTCTTGTGCGGAGGAAGCCAAAGAAAAAAACGCTGAATATCGTTTCACTTTGGTCCACGTTAGTATGTTATTAAGTTGTATACCGATAcaaattataagtaataattattttaagaggtgtaaataagtaaaatgtcaGTATGACCAGACAGACAAtggatttattgaaaatatatacaaaaatattccaaGTCATATCCAGCACACTCGAAGCTattcaaaccaaaaataaaatttaaacacccAACCATGAACCTGCAAGTCTTTGTGAATTAGTCAATGTGACTGTTGGAATTGTTTCTGCGAGTCCACCAAGGAATCAAAACGAGGAGTCATTGTTGTTGAAGCGACTTGAAGGAGCTGGGTCATGTGACTGTCAGTAAGACGACTGCGGAATTTCGATTTTATGCGAATTAATTTCGAGAAAACCATCTCGCAAGTATATGTTGATCCGAATATGCACGCCTGACGGTAAGCATTTTCAAGGAGCTGAGGAAAAGTTTTTGAGGCATGCGTCGCCAAAATCGATGAGAGAATTTCCATGGAAGGCAGTCTTGAGCGAAATATCTGCCTGCAGGTCAATCAGCTCTAGCTGGTATTGTGCGGGTGCATCACTCGGGTTGCATTGAAAAGGTGCGAAGAAAAAATGCAGTTCCTCTATTGATGTCTTGAAATCCTTGAAGCGATGATCGAATTCAACCTTGAGATCCACAAGTACTTCTGTATATGAAAACGACGAAGCACTAAATTCAGCCAAAGTCGGAAAATGAAGAGTACTGCCGCGCTGAAGCTGAGATATCCACAGCTCTAACTTCGATGTAAATGCAGTAAAAGTGGCAAACAACTCGTGACACATTTTATCCTTTCCTTGAAGTTGCAGGTTAAGATGCGCCAAGTGACCTGTTATGTCAACAAAAAAAGCGAGATCTTGAAGCCACTGATTGTCGTTGAGCTGAGGAACATCCTCACCTTTTTCCTGGAGGAAAGTCCGTATTTCTGGGAGTAAAGCATGGAATCTTTTTTATGACAGACGATCGGCTCAGCCAGCGCACTGCCGTGAAAATTATGACGTCGCCGTAGTCTGCGTTGATATCAACAAGAAACTGCTtaaactggcgatgattaagcgCATTCGCACGGATCCAGTTCACGGTCGAGAAAACTATGTCCGTAACATGCTTAAATTTCAGCGATTTTGCAACTAAGTTTTCTTGGTGAACGATACAGTGGTGCCATACAACAGGTTTCAGTTCCTCGGCCTGACGCCATCTTGTAATGTGACCTTGCAGCCCCTCACCGAGGCCAAGCATAGAAGGAGCACCATCGGTTGCTACGCCGACTAACTTCGCTGGATCAAGCTCCGCATCCTTGAGGACAGTCATCATCTGTTGGAAGATCTCAGCACCCTTAGTCGAACCATGAAGAGAGCGAATAGAAAGAAGTTCTTCGGTGATGGTAAAATCAGGCTTAACTCCGCGAATGAAAAAAGCGAGCTGCTCGATGTCGGCAATGTCTTTCGTACCGTCAAGGGCAATCGAATAGCAAACGAAATTCTTTGATTCACTCATCAATTGTTCTCGTAGGTCGTTTGAAATGCACTCAACCCGTCTGGTCACTGTGTCGTTGCCTTTTTGAGTTGAAGTCGGGCAGCAGTTTTCAGTGAATAGAAGAATGCCTTGTTTCGGGATCTCACCATCGGTATACGGTCTCATGCGACTTGCCAACAGATGACTAAGCTTGTAGGACGTCAGAGTTACATCCCGTGATTCGTTTACAATTCttgtgaatatgtttgtttgagttCGATAGTTCCTTTCAGGGATTCGAGTTTGGCCTCACGTGCATGTTCCTTGTATTTATCCAGGCTTGAGGAGTGAAGCGAACGATAGTGGCGTTCTAAGTTAGATCGCTTCATCACAGTTAAGACTTTATTGCACAGAAGACAACAACATCTTCCTTCTTTTTCTATGAAGAAAAAATCTAATTCCCACTCGGTGTTGAAACGGCGATTCTCGTCTGAAACAGTGCGGGCTTTCTTCGGCAGCGGCGTGTTCATCTTAATGGggtcttttacaaataaattttcaagCGACACGCCTTAGCGTTCACTGTATATTGTTCCTATGACTACCACCTCACCTAATTCAAGCCCTTCGGAACACGAGATTCGCGACAGCCGTAGCCGACAAACGGGGAGAAGTGAGAAGTAGGTCACAACAATACTGCGTCACGAACTCGAACAGCTAATCAGCGTCTTAGAGGAAACAATGGAGAGAAGATGAGTCATGGCGAATACACGCAGGAGCGGGCGCAATGGGCGGTGAAACCAGAACGAACGTGATCGGAGGAAAGCTCGTTGCTGTTGGCGACGCGGTAGAAACGTTGGAGAGATATCGTCACTATTGTCGACGCGGTATCGAGTCAAAGTTAAGTTTCATTGCATATGGGTCAAGGCAATGGCTAGAAAAGCGTAAACAAAGGCCGAGGCAACTCGCAAACGCGAAGCATCATAGAGATATTAAAAGTAATTGCTATTCATCTTACTTGAAGGTTTAGATTATtatctgcacacacacacacacacacacacataccacaGTGAGTAGCCTACATGTACATGTTATATAcagtgcatattttttatttttgataatttgaGTTATATTAGGATGTCATCATTGGAAAGTGATCTGCGGGCCGCACATCGCATGCTCGCGGGCCACATGCGGCCCGCGGGCCgcaggttgagaaccactgctcaAAATAAACAAGAACGATACTGATGCAATTCTAAGCTGGCTGTCTGCATGCTACACATTAACACGTGTCAATACATTTAAGTACAATGAAATTGGGAATTTTGGTTGAACAAACagcatttagtttttataaactgaaaacaaaagaaatatcacGATGTGTTTCACATACCACAACATATCCTTCCCTCAACCTTCAGGGTGACTCACATGTCcctaaatttaaaacttaaattcaagaaatgtaaaaaatctattttaatttGTGGTTTCTTATCAAATATATACCATGACGAAATATAGCAGAAGGGATGGCAAGAAGTATCctcttataatgttaaattacaat
Proteins encoded in this window:
- the LOC143251676 gene encoding general transcription factor II-I repeat domain-containing protein 2-like; this encodes MCHELFATFTAFTSKLELWISQLQRGSTLHFPTLAEFSASSFSYTEVLVDLKVEFDHRFKDFKTSIEELHFFFAPFQCNPSDAPAQYQLELIDLQADISLKTAFHGNSLIDFGDACLKNFSSAP
- the LOC143251677 gene encoding general transcription factor II-I repeat domain-containing protein 2A-like, translating into MRPYTDGEIPKQGILLFTENCCPTSTQKGNDTVTRRVECISNDLREQLMSESKNFVCYSIALDGTKDIADIEQLAFFIRGVKPDFTITEELLSIRSLHGSTKGAEIFQQMMTVLKDAELDPAKLVGVATDGAPSMLGLGEGLQGHITRWRQAEELKPVVWHHCIVHQENLVAKSLKFKHVTDIVFSTVNWIRANALNHRQFKQFLVDINADYGDVIIFTAVRWLSRSSVIKKIPCFTPRNTDFPPGKR